The nucleotide window TTTGAAATTGCATGTCTTTTTTTTCGATAAACAACACATTTACAAACATATAGATTGTAAGAAAAATAACTACTTAATCTTTAGTTTTGAGTAGTGCTCCTTAAAGTCTACAGGCTTATAAATTATCTTAGCAGAAACAGGATATTTTTGGAGTAATGTTTCAGGACGCCTAGGTCGTTTTTCAAAACCACCACCACAGTTTGGACAGATATGATGTAAAAGCTCTACACAATCTTTACAAAAGGTACATTCAAAAGTGCAAATCATAGCCTCATTAGAGTTATACGGCAACTTTTTGTTACAATTTTCGCAACTTGGTCTTATTTGCAACATTTTGGTTTTTATATTGAATAAAATAAATAAGGAATTTACCTTTACGTCATGAAATATAAATATAAGGTAATATTAATGGTTATTCTTGCCGGAATAACACTATTTGGATTAATAACTGGACGTTATTTATTTTTAGTTTTTATGATACCATTGAGTTTTGACTTTTTCAATAAAAAAAAAAAAGATTAAATCTTTTTAACGTACTGGGTAATAATGACGATTTGCTGACCATCTACTTTGCCTTCTATATACTCGGCATTTTCATGATCTAATCTAATATTTCTAACAGCAGTTCCTTGTTTGGCTACCATGCTAGAGCCTTTAACTTTGAGATCTTTGATAAGCACAACTGAATCGCCATGCTCTAAAACCACACCATTAACATCGCGATGCGTAATTTTATTTTCATCATCCACTCCATCACCCGATGCTTTTGCTATTTCTAACAATTCATCTTCAATGTAAAACATATTGAGTAAATCTTGTGTCCAGTCTGCATCAATTCTGTGAAGCATTCTCCAAGCCATGATTTTAACAGCATCATGCTCGCTCCACATACTATCATTAAGACATCTCCAATGGTTCGCATCAATTTTATGAGCATCGTTCATCTGTTCTATACAAGTTTCTGAAGCATACAAAGCCATATCTTTGGCATCAGGAACAATATAAACCGCTAATTTTTCTGTATCACCACTTAGCTCACAACGATTTCCACTTCGCTTTTGAAGTTCTCTTTCTAAACTCATCAAAATTTAATTTTAAAGATGAGCAAATATAGAATTATAAGGCTACTAAATAGCTACTTTTTTATTTAGCGAGTCTTCTTCTCTTACGTATACATCTAAAATTTATATTTACAATTTTCGATGAGACTTTGATTTTAACGTAATAGCCATTGTACAAATTCTTCATTAAAACTGATCTCAATGTTATTACGCTTGCTCTTATTTCGAACTCTTAATAGACACTATGCGACATAATTGGTACTTGGGCTGCCACAAAGTTCCTCACAAACATTACCAGTAATTAAAAGTGATTGACTTTCTTTTTTAGAATAATTAGATAATTTCTTTAAAACTGAAAAACCTGTTGAATCTATTTCCGTAAGTTCGTTAATGTTTATTACCACATTATCACAGTATAGTAAAAGTAATTCTATGTGGTTTTTCAATAGTTTTGCAGTCTCGGCATTAAGTGAGCCTTTCACCGTAAAAACACCGTTATTTTCCATAATTTTTAATGCCATAACAAGTCATTTTTTGAGTTAATTTCGGTGTAAAATTATATTGTAATCGCTCAGTTCTCTAGAATATTCTGCGATAACACCTACTCCTTAGGTGGT belongs to Winogradskyella sp. J14-2 and includes:
- a CDS encoding DUF1272 domain-containing protein; translation: MLQIRPSCENCNKKLPYNSNEAMICTFECTFCKDCVELLHHICPNCGGGFEKRPRRPETLLQKYPVSAKIIYKPVDFKEHYSKLKIK
- a CDS encoding PhnA domain-containing protein, which gives rise to MSLERELQKRSGNRCELSGDTEKLAVYIVPDAKDMALYASETCIEQMNDAHKIDANHWRCLNDSMWSEHDAVKIMAWRMLHRIDADWTQDLLNMFYIEDELLEIAKASGDGVDDENKITHRDVNGVVLEHGDSVVLIKDLKVKGSSMVAKQGTAVRNIRLDHENAEYIEGKVDGQQIVIITQYVKKI
- a CDS encoding STAS domain-containing protein, whose amino-acid sequence is MALKIMENNGVFTVKGSLNAETAKLLKNHIELLLLYCDNVVININELTEIDSTGFSVLKKLSNYSKKESQSLLITGNVCEELCGSPSTNYVA